ATTGCTATTGCTGTAGCATGATAGCTATGAATGAACCAAAGGACAAGCCGGGGTTTGGCGTGCTAGTTAGTAAACTAGCCTGCTGACTCCAACGTGCTTTAATGCTACGCTCGTAGCCCGGCGCTATTATGGTCTAACGTTTCACTACCAACAAGTTAACGTCTACGCTGACACACGTCTTCACCATGACGACTAACGACAATCGCCGTCATCTTTTGTGGCGCtcaaatgacaacaaaaaaacattttatctaCTCCAATTCCGTTTCtatgatttaaatattttagcAACAACAATCTTTTTCCTCGTCATTTTTTTGTACAAAGCCACGAGCGTTATTTACGAAGACCGAAGTTGTTAAAAGGAAACGTCGCATTCCTGGACAAGCAAACAATAAAAGCACTTGGGCTGAGCAAGTCGGCCTTGATTGTAGAGGACGTCTTCTGCCGGAGGAGCGTCCAAGGAAATCAAAACCTGACGGGAGAGTGTTGTCATTTGTTCTATAGGGAGGCAGGGGGGCGGTTTGGTCGCTCCGGTCGCCGGCGGTACGACAACCTTCCCTCCCCGCGGTCGACTTCCTGCATCCGTTTTAAAATGAGAAACCCAAGTGTGTTCAATCAATTAGCTAAATGCTTGTTTCAATCAACAAACCTACGTctataataaagaaataaatcaggTAACAAACGTtgtcacatgaccccccccccgtacccataaaacaataaaacatgataTCTGTCCATCTGGTGGTGTTTTAACCTTTAAAGGTTGAAGAACTCCATATCGTGACCTCTAGCAGAGACGTCACTCAGTGAGTCATGTGACTGTTGTGCCTTGGTACTCGATTACTGTTGCGATGTACCCGCAGCAACGATTGTCATGACGACCGACTCACTTGCTTCAGATGGACTCACAGGCAATATAATTATattactttgtgtgtttttattatttatgacgttttttattttgtatttaatgcaCTTTATTATTGTCCCGTCGAGCTGCCGGTAAAACTGAACTCTTCTCACTGGGACGATCTAAATGAAACCAAAACTGTTTTCTGTTAAGAGAAGAAGGATCACTGTGTCTCCATGACAAGAAAATACCAAGCCTGCTGAGCAGCAGACGCTTGTTTTTccctcatttgcattttttaagACTTGATGTATTGCCGCCCCCCCTTCCACCATGTAATATAGTGTGATTAcattaaaaagattttaaacTACTCAGCGTGTGCAATTGGCTCTGTTTATAAACTGACaggaaatgtatttcatttttcagaTTAAAAGTGGGAATACAGGAGGAGAATAAAAGCGTTGCTACGGTAACGAAACCAAACACCTcgggaaggaaaaaggaaaaaacaacgaTTCCCGAGTTCAGTGATGATTATTTGGCTCCGATGCTCCTGGAGCCGCTTATATGAAACAtatgatcaataaatatgtCTTCATCAAAGGCAGAAACCTGTTGGAATGGTGTAAAACGTGTTTATTGGAATCCACATGTAACGGTATGATGTTCCCTCACAAGGCTCCTGGGTTTGTTAACAACTAGAAGTAATGAATCTGaatccacagaaaaaaaactcccccgGTGCCAAAACAGTTCCTTTTCTTTGGTGATTaaacagacagagaaaaagTTCTCAGATTTAACATCAAAGTAACGAGATCTAACCAACTGATCCAGAATCAGCTccgcataaaaaaaacaatgagaacAAACTGGACCTCAggtcccccccacacccctcctacaTTCACGCACCCGGCCGGCCCCGGGGGCCCGATGCCGCTACTTGTCCCCCGCGTCCTTGGCCAGGCCGCGGATGGACAGGTCGTACACCACCTCCTCGATCTTCTTCACGTCGTACTTGAGGCCGTCGTACCGCTTCCTCAGCGGGTCGTTCTTCAGGTTCAGCAGCCGGAAGCCCGAGTCCAGCTCGTTGATGAAGTTGGAGATGCGGAGCGGTCGCGTGTAGTCGCCCGCCGTCACGCTGTTCACCGCCAACCGGGACTGGAGGAAAGACACTACAATAAGCGGAGGACTAGTTTAACACACTATAGCATAAGTTATGAGACGCTAGGATACCGAACAAGATACGACAATACGTGTTACCCAGAACCAACCCAACCCTCATTGACGTGATCATGGTGATACAATACCAGCTGTACTACCAGcagtaataacagcagtaataacagcagtaatAACAGCAGTACTACCAGCAGTACTACCAGCAGTACTAACAGCAGTACTAACAGCAGTACTACCAGCAGTACTAACAGCAGTACTACCAGCAGTACTAACAGCAGTACTACCAGCAGTACTAACAGCAGTACTAACAGCAGTACTAACAGCAGTACTACCAGCAGTACTAACAGCAGTACTACCAGCAGTAATAACAGCAGTACTAACAGCAGTACTACCAGCAGTACTAACAGCAGTACTACCAGCAGTAATAACAGCAGTACTACCAGCAGTAATAACAGCAACACCACCTCCAGGAATCCACACTAATAAcatgatgaaaagcaacaactCACCAGCTCACTGGCCATGATGAGCACACCTGCCAGGTAGTCCTCCACGTCCAGGTGGAAGCCTTTCTCCCTCACCACCTGGACTGATGACAACAAGGAGTTATTGATCCCGTCCATCATCATACAGCATTCAAAAGAATAAGGACAATACAGATCTAATCATATTTCCTCATTCaaattgtgtgtttatatgaagaagataaaaaaaacacacaattgagttattaaaacaaaatagaagtagaacatttagaatatttgatGCTTGACTGGCTTCAGTGGGATAATGGAGAATAAATCAAAGCTTTTCTGGATCCTTGTAGGTCAGCTGCTATAACCAAACAACAACGTCCCTCTTCTCTTTAGTTCCCATCTTAACTCTCGCTCACACAAAGGGGAACCTACTGCCGAGTATCTTGGCCACTTCCTCCCGGACCACCAGCGTCTCCGTCTCCAGGTACACAACGAAGGCGGCGAGGAACGCCAGACGCTGCAGGACGAAGCGCCAGTGCTCGTGGAACCTCAAGAGTTAACAGAGCAAAGAGAGTCTTAATTCAACATGTTCCTAAATGTGACTTCATTAAGACGCTGTAGGCCAACCAACGAGCCTCCTGTGCTCATACTGAGTGAAGTACTACCTACCTGTAGTACTGCTCCACGGGGAACTTTGTCTTCAGCTCGCCCAGCTGAGTCCTGACCGTGCAGAACAACTCCCGCGCTTTGGCACATTTACTGGGAACTGATGAGAGAAGAtcaatgataaaaacaacagaattCATCAGAGTCCAGACCAAAGGGGCTAAACGCTCACTTTCTTTGAATCCGGACGGCTGGTGGACACTTTGCAGGACTGTTAGGATTTCCCTGGCAGCCTGCTCCAACGTCTGGACCACCTTACGGATCTCCTGCAACAACGTGGGGTTTATAGATGCAACACATCAGCTGGTGCATTATCACAGGCAACTTCCGTTCTGCATGTTGAGCcttgaattattaattattatgcaGCAAAACGAATTCCTCTACGTGCGAAACCTGCTGCGCAATGACAGAAGTTGATGCAGCGCACTGGTTCATGTGTATGGCCAACTAGCTTAATGTTGTGGATTTTGAATCACACGTTTATTTAAAGATAAACATTTTGTGTAAAAGTGCTCCATCAATCAAAGAGAGCTGCACGAGGTCGGCTTTCAATTCAATTCGTTTCATTTTGTAGAGCAAAACTACAAATTAGCCTCAtgtgtctttacagtctgtCCACATGAGACGTCCTcggtcccgaaaccctcacatcgccACAGGAAAACTCCCCAAAGTCCACTTATTTCTTAATGAAGTCTGGCGTCCAACACCTCTGCGTCTCCCAACAAGTCGTCGTGTGAATTATATTTGAAGGGAAAGTAAACCACCGACTCCGGTCACCGAAGCGCGGCTCCACGGCTAGCGGCTGGCTAACGGGCCCCGGGAGCTAACTCCGTTAGCAGCCTCGCTCCTGCCCACCTCTCGGACGTCCTGGTCGGCGCTCAGGGAGCCCTGAATGTAGCTGAACATCTCGGTGACGGACATCGCTGCTGTCGGTCAGGTCGGGCCAGCGGACTAGCTAGTGAGCCAAACTAGTGGGTTAAGCTAGTGAGCTAAACTAGTGGGTTAAGCTAGTGAGCTAAACTAGTGGGTTAAGCTagtacacaaaaaaacatcaacgtgcaACAGAAGCGACGCCGCGCTGCTTTGAGTGGCGCGTggagatgatgtcatcatacGTCACATTCGACAATGACGCTGCGTTCACGgcaaaagcgaagcgaatcaTCGGCGCGAGGAGATTCCATCACGTAAAGTCTGCAGACGCGTCTGGTCGCGAAGCGAGCGAAACGAGCCAAGCGAACAAATCGCTTTTTCGTCCGAAGTCGAAATATTTCAACTTCGCTTCGTTTCTGGCGTGAACGCAGCGAATATAcaatcaataataaataaatattgatgaTGTACAGATCTAACGTTacatttgtgtgagtgtgtggttcGGTTTCTCTCAAATAAACTGATAATTGAATATGAACATTATCAAAGTGATTTCGGGGGATATACGAAACATTGGATTTCTAAACCTTATCAATAAGAAGAAACAGCGGCAAATAAAACACGTGTTACAGAAGTACATGTATTAAGTTATGAGACAAATGTCAGAAATGGATAgttttgttggttttattgTGGAAAATGAATAAACGTGCTGCATTACGCGATTCACCCTGTTGGTGGCGCTAAAGCAGCGTGTTGCTAATGCTGCATTTACGTGCTGCTCGAAAAAATGACTCATTCAAAATTCAagctatttgttgtgttttcagctgATACTTGTTGAGGTAGCGTGTTTATTGTGTATGTTTCATCACAGTGACGTCACAGAAGTGGGATAAAATAACAAAGAcgaatacattcattcattttcttttttcattggaTTATAATTATATCTAAAAATTTCAGAAAGTCAGAAATCGGTGTAACTAAATAATAGTTACTCCTAAttgattatttatcatttttaaagcaacatcatgaaaataaaatagcGTGACATTAAGGGCTCTATGCAAACAAGATAATAACTCATGCAAACAAGATATTGACTTTGTACTCATCTCATAATGAATTTACTAACATCCCATGAAACTCTTTTCTATTCATAAACCTACAATCAACCACTTACTTTCTGATGCAGTGCTCAGACGTCCCACGGGCCCTGAAGCCGTCTCGGCCGCCTGCTGCTCGCTCGGCGCTCGTCAGGAGGTGGAGAGCGTGCTGAGGAGCCTCCTGTCAACAATGCGGCTCCTCCTGGATGCAGAAGATGACTGCGTGGATTCATGAGCAGAGACTGCAGGGTGAGTGCGTGAACCATGAATATCATATTCATACTTTATCAAGTCTTCAAAGTGGCACTTAATGCGATAAAAGGGCGCTTTCCCAAATTCATCTCATGGTTATTGGAGCACAAGTCACAAGTTCTCATTTCTCAGGGTGTCAAAACACGACGTCATGATGAACGTTGATGGTGACGAATGAGCCACGAGAGCCTCCTTTCGACCAATTAGATCAGAGAATTTTAAATGGGGTTAGATTGTCCGACCGTGATGTGTTATATATTTAAGGAAAAGTGGCACATCTGATGATATTGGAGGTGCATGTTCTTACTGCTATGAgtctgttgttattattattgttattatttatggtagaggacctctgtgtgtgtgtgtgtgtgtgtgtgacctttaaCCCCGTCACTCTGACCCTCGATAGTTAGTGAGTTCAGGATGATTCTTTTGTAGAATTCATACTTTGTTGATTCTTCTCtgggttaaatgcacttattgttaaTATCCTTTTTAAGGGCAAAAGCCTCAGCGTAAcaatacatgtaaatgtaacgCAGTAAAGTTTGACTATTTTATGTCCCTTGTGTTTCCTTTTATGTTCATAAACCTCCAGAAAGGATCCTCA
The window above is part of the Gasterosteus aculeatus chromosome 16, fGasAcu3.hap1.1, whole genome shotgun sequence genome. Proteins encoded here:
- the tsn gene encoding translin isoform X2 is translated as MSVTEMFSYIQGSLSADQDVREEIRKVVQTLEQAAREILTVLQSVHQPSGFKEIPSKCAKARELFCTVRTQLGELKTKFPVEQYYRFHEHWRFVLQRLAFLAAFVVYLETETLVVREEVAKILGIQVVREKGFHLDVEDYLAGVLIMASELSRLAVNSVTAGDYTRPLRISNFINELDSGFRLLNLKNDPLRKRYDGLKYDVKKIEEVVYDLSIRGLAKDAGDK
- the tsn gene encoding translin isoform X1, whose protein sequence is MSVTEMFSYIQGSLSADQDVREEIRKVVQTLEQAAREILTVLQSVHQPSGFKESERLAPLVWTLMNSVVFIIDLLSSVPSKCAKARELFCTVRTQLGELKTKFPVEQYYRFHEHWRFVLQRLAFLAAFVVYLETETLVVREEVAKILGIQVVREKGFHLDVEDYLAGVLIMASELSRLAVNSVTAGDYTRPLRISNFINELDSGFRLLNLKNDPLRKRYDGLKYDVKKIEEVVYDLSIRGLAKDAGDK